The following are encoded together in the Streptomyces sp. NBC_00341 genome:
- the gyrB gene encoding DNA topoisomerase (ATP-hydrolyzing) subunit B: MLCQKGRFVADSGNPNENIPSIPDGSTAAPAPGEVASPAPGEVTASYDASAITVLEGLDAVRKRPGMYIGSTGDRGLHHLVQEVVDNSVDEAMAGHADTIDVTILADGGVRVIDNGRGIPVGIVPSEGKPAVEVVLTVLHAGGKFGGGGYAVSGGLHGVGVSVVNALSTRVAVEVKTDGYRWTQDYKFGVPTAPLKQNEETADTGTSVTFWADGDIFETTEYSFETLSRRFQEMAFLNKGLTLKLTDERESAKATAGADSAEAADVPEDETTRTVTYHYENGIVDFVKYLNSRKGDVIHQSVIDIEAEDKDRLLSAEIAMQWNTQYSEGVYSFANAIHTHEGGTHEEGFRAALTSLVNRYARDKKLLREKDDNLTGEDVREGLTAIISVKLGEPQFEGQTKTKLGNTEAKTFVQKVVHEQLTDWFDRNPNEAADIIRKGIAASTARVAARKARDLTRRKGLLESASLPGKLSDCQSNDPTKCEIFIVEGDSAGGSAKSGRNPMYQAILPIRGKILNVEKARIDKILQNTEVQALISAFGTGVHEDFDIEKLRYHKIILMADADVDGQHINTLLLTFLFRFMRPLVEAGHVYLSRPPLFKIKWGRDDFEYAYSDRERDALVALGKQNGKRIKDDSIQRFKGLGEMNAEELRITTMDVDHRVLGQVTLDDAAQADDLFSVLMGEDVEARRSFIQRNAKDVRFLDI, encoded by the coding sequence GTGCTGTGCCAGAAAGGGCGCTTCGTGGCCGATTCCGGCAACCCCAACGAGAACATTCCGTCCATCCCCGACGGGAGCACCGCCGCTCCCGCGCCGGGCGAGGTGGCCTCTCCCGCCCCGGGCGAGGTGACCGCCTCGTACGACGCCAGCGCGATCACCGTGCTGGAGGGCCTGGACGCGGTCCGCAAGCGACCCGGCATGTACATCGGCTCGACCGGTGACCGCGGTCTCCACCACCTCGTCCAAGAGGTCGTCGACAACTCCGTCGACGAGGCGATGGCCGGTCACGCGGACACGATCGACGTCACGATCCTCGCCGACGGCGGGGTGCGCGTGATCGACAACGGCCGCGGCATCCCGGTCGGCATCGTGCCGTCCGAAGGCAAGCCGGCCGTCGAGGTCGTGCTCACCGTGCTGCACGCGGGCGGAAAGTTCGGCGGCGGCGGCTACGCGGTCTCCGGCGGTCTGCACGGCGTCGGTGTCTCCGTCGTCAACGCCCTGTCCACCCGGGTCGCCGTCGAGGTCAAGACCGACGGCTACCGCTGGACCCAGGACTACAAGTTCGGCGTCCCGACCGCCCCGCTGAAGCAGAACGAGGAGACCGCGGATACGGGCACGTCCGTCACCTTCTGGGCCGACGGCGACATCTTCGAGACGACCGAGTACTCCTTCGAGACGCTCTCGCGCCGCTTCCAGGAGATGGCCTTCCTCAACAAGGGCCTCACGCTCAAGCTGACGGACGAGCGGGAGTCCGCGAAGGCGACGGCGGGCGCGGACAGCGCCGAGGCGGCCGACGTCCCCGAGGACGAGACGACCCGGACGGTCACGTACCACTACGAGAACGGCATCGTCGACTTCGTCAAGTACCTCAACTCCCGCAAGGGCGATGTCATCCACCAGTCGGTGATCGACATCGAGGCCGAGGACAAGGACCGGCTCCTCTCGGCAGAGATCGCCATGCAGTGGAACACGCAGTACAGCGAGGGCGTCTACTCCTTCGCCAACGCGATCCACACGCACGAGGGCGGCACGCACGAGGAGGGCTTCCGTGCGGCGCTGACCTCGCTGGTCAACCGGTACGCGCGCGACAAGAAGCTGCTGCGCGAGAAGGACGACAACCTCACCGGTGAGGACGTCCGCGAGGGTCTGACGGCGATCATCTCGGTGAAGCTGGGCGAGCCGCAGTTCGAGGGCCAGACGAAGACCAAGCTGGGCAACACGGAGGCCAAGACCTTCGTGCAGAAGGTCGTCCACGAGCAGCTCACGGACTGGTTCGACCGGAACCCCAACGAGGCCGCCGACATCATCCGCAAGGGCATCGCCGCCTCGACCGCGCGAGTGGCCGCCCGCAAGGCGCGTGACCTGACCCGCCGCAAGGGGCTCCTGGAGAGCGCCTCGCTGCCGGGCAAGCTGAGCGACTGCCAGTCCAACGACCCGACGAAGTGCGAGATCTTCATCGTCGAGGGTGACTCCGCCGGTGGTTCGGCGAAGTCCGGCCGTAACCCGATGTACCAGGCCATCCTGCCGATCCGCGGCAAGATCCTGAACGTCGAGAAGGCCCGCATCGACAAGATCCTGCAGAACACCGAGGTCCAGGCACTGATCTCGGCCTTCGGCACCGGGGTCCACGAGGACTTCGACATCGAGAAGCTCCGCTATCACAAGATCATTCTGATGGCGGACGCCGACGTCGACGGTCAGCACATCAACACCCTGCTGCTCACATTCCTCTTCCGCTTCATGCGGCCGCTGGTCGAGGCCGGGCACGTCTACCTCTCGCGCCCGCCGCTCTTCAAGATCAAGTGGGGCCGGGACGACTTCGAGTACGCGTACTCGGACCGCGAGCGCGACGCCCTCGTGGCGCTCGGCAAGCAGAACGGCAAGCGGATCAAGGACGACTCGATCCAGCGCTTCAAGGGCCTCGGCGAGATGAACGCCGAGGAACTGCGCATCACCACGATGGACGTCGACCACCGCGTGCTCGGCCAGGTCACGCTGGACGACGCGGCGCAGGCCGACGACCTGTTCTCGGTGCTGATGGGTGAGGACGTCGAGGCGCGGCGCTCGTTCATCCAGCGCAACGCCAAGGACGTCCGCTTCCTCGACATCTGA
- a CDS encoding DUF721 domain-containing protein — protein sequence MSGAADSPDQLPEGGRGGTPPKPPSGAAKQPEASGVDLARVALRAAKEQARARGAAAQQKKQARRGGGLRSGARADGRDPLPLGAAINRLITERGWEAPAAVGGVMGRWPQIVGDDLANHCVPLRYDEDPDERVLTVQCDSTAWATQLRLLAPQLVARLNADLGHGTVRMIKVLGPGGPQRRFGPLRAPGSKGPGDTYG from the coding sequence GTGAGCGGCGCTGCGGACAGCCCGGACCAGCTCCCGGAGGGCGGCCGGGGCGGGACACCGCCGAAGCCGCCGTCCGGGGCGGCGAAGCAGCCGGAGGCCTCGGGGGTGGACCTGGCCCGGGTGGCCCTGCGCGCGGCGAAGGAGCAGGCGCGGGCCCGCGGTGCGGCGGCGCAGCAGAAGAAGCAGGCCCGGCGGGGCGGCGGGCTGCGGTCCGGGGCGCGGGCGGACGGCCGGGATCCGCTGCCGCTGGGTGCGGCGATCAACCGGCTGATCACCGAACGCGGCTGGGAGGCGCCCGCGGCGGTGGGCGGTGTGATGGGCCGCTGGCCGCAGATCGTCGGTGATGATCTGGCCAATCATTGTGTTCCCCTGCGCTACGACGAGGATCCCGATGAGCGGGTGCTGACGGTCCAGTGCGACTCGACGGCCTGGGCGACCCAGCTGCGGCTGCTCGCGCCTCAGCTGGTGGCCCGGCTGAACGCGGATCTGGGGCACGGCACCGTACGGATGATCAAGGTTCTGGGGCCGGGAGGACCGCAGCGGAGGTTCGGTCCGCTGCGTGCGCCGGGCAGCAAGGGACCGGGCGACACCTACGGCTGA